Proteins from one Ricinus communis isolate WT05 ecotype wild-type chromosome 9, ASM1957865v1, whole genome shotgun sequence genomic window:
- the LOC8266793 gene encoding protein RICE SALT SENSITIVE 3-like isoform X2, translating to MGKVASDKCHKWVFKEPSECEPNISNYWQSSFDALPSEWTDQFESGIQTIAVIQAGHGLLQLGSCKIIPEDLHFVLRMRHTFESLGYQSGFYLSQLFSSTRNTSSSSSIPSKQSAIPTRPPPALFNWGQRPLPSAASMLASPNFPGARLGFPQAKDEPHMFILPHAAENRMEEMMGEHENDIKWPNGLSFFNALTGRTDDAKLLFNPESLGNKADQNHHPIILEGKNPNANPDPSNMHNAGGANPNEFLSLDSHPDSARKMENKFKRSFTLPARMATSSSSTSVDHHQQQPVELRNSEAGMYSDVMETFLD from the exons ATGGGCAAGGTTGCTTCTGATAAGTGTCATAAATGGGTTTTTAAAGAACCTTCTGAATGTGAACCAAATATTTCCAACTATTGGCAGAGTTCTTTTGATGCT CTTCCTTCAGAGTGGACTGATCAATTTGAGTCTGGTATTCAG ACTATTGCTGTCATTCAAGCTGGCCATGGACTTTTACAGTTGGGTTCCTGCAAGATT ATACCTGAAGACCTTCATTTTGTGCTAAGAATGAGGCATACCTTTGAGTCATTGGGCTACCAATCTGGATTTTACCTTTCCCAGCTTTTTTCCTCAACTAGAAATACTTCATCCTCTTCCTCGATTCCTTCTAAGCAATCTGCAATACCAACCCGCCCCCCTCCGGCCCTCTTCAACTGGGGTCAAAGGCCACTCCCGTCTGCAGCTTCTATGCTTGCTTCACCGAATTTCCCAGGAGCTAGACTTGGATTTCCACAAGCCAAAGATGAGCCCCATATGTTCATCCTACCCCATGCAGCAGAAAACCGAATGGAAGAGATGATGGGAGAGCACGAAAATGACATAAAATGGCCTAATGGTTTGTCTTTCTTCAATGCTTTAACTGGGCGAACTGATGACGCAAAGCTTTTGTTTAACCCTGAAAGCTTAGGGAACAAAGCAGATCAAAATCACCATCCAATTATCCTTGAAGGGAAGAATCCAAATGCGAATCCAGATCCTTCAAATATGCATAATGCTGGCGGTGCAAATCCCAATGAGTTCTTAAGCTTGGATAGCCATCCGGATAGtgcaaggaaaatggaaaacaAGTTCAAAAGGAGCTTTACTTTGCCCGCAAGAATGGCTACTTCATCGTCTTCAACTTCAGTCGATCACCATCAGCAACAACCTGTTGAGTTGAGGAATTCCGAAGCAGGGATGTATTCGGATGTCATGGAAACGTTCTTGGACTGA
- the LOC8266793 gene encoding protein RICE SALT SENSITIVE 3-like isoform X1, translated as MVGSGGADRSKEAVGMMALHEALRSVCLNTDWTYSVFWTIRPRPRVRGGNGCKVGDDNGSLMLMWEDGFCRGRVGDCLEDIDGEDPVRKAFSKMSIQLYNYGEGLMGKVASDKCHKWVFKEPSECEPNISNYWQSSFDALPSEWTDQFESGIQTIAVIQAGHGLLQLGSCKIIPEDLHFVLRMRHTFESLGYQSGFYLSQLFSSTRNTSSSSSIPSKQSAIPTRPPPALFNWGQRPLPSAASMLASPNFPGARLGFPQAKDEPHMFILPHAAENRMEEMMGEHENDIKWPNGLSFFNALTGRTDDAKLLFNPESLGNKADQNHHPIILEGKNPNANPDPSNMHNAGGANPNEFLSLDSHPDSARKMENKFKRSFTLPARMATSSSSTSVDHHQQQPVELRNSEAGMYSDVMETFLD; from the exons atggtGGGCTCAGGAGGAGCAGATAGAAGCAAAGAAGCAGTTGGGATGATGGCCCTTCATGAGGCCCTCAGAAGCGTCTGTCTCAACACAGACTGGACTTACTCTGTCTTCTGGACTATCCGTCCTCGCCC AAGAGTCAGAGGTGGTAATGGTTGCAAGGTTGGGGATGATAATGGAAGCTt GATGTTGATGTGGGAAGATGGGTTTTGCCGAGGAAGAGTAGGAGATTGTCTGGAAGATATTGATGGGGAGGATCCTGTCAGAAAAGCATTCAGCAAAATGTCTATCCAGTTATATAATTATGGAGAAGG GTTAATGGGCAAGGTTGCTTCTGATAAGTGTCATAAATGGGTTTTTAAAGAACCTTCTGAATGTGAACCAAATATTTCCAACTATTGGCAGAGTTCTTTTGATGCT CTTCCTTCAGAGTGGACTGATCAATTTGAGTCTGGTATTCAG ACTATTGCTGTCATTCAAGCTGGCCATGGACTTTTACAGTTGGGTTCCTGCAAGATT ATACCTGAAGACCTTCATTTTGTGCTAAGAATGAGGCATACCTTTGAGTCATTGGGCTACCAATCTGGATTTTACCTTTCCCAGCTTTTTTCCTCAACTAGAAATACTTCATCCTCTTCCTCGATTCCTTCTAAGCAATCTGCAATACCAACCCGCCCCCCTCCGGCCCTCTTCAACTGGGGTCAAAGGCCACTCCCGTCTGCAGCTTCTATGCTTGCTTCACCGAATTTCCCAGGAGCTAGACTTGGATTTCCACAAGCCAAAGATGAGCCCCATATGTTCATCCTACCCCATGCAGCAGAAAACCGAATGGAAGAGATGATGGGAGAGCACGAAAATGACATAAAATGGCCTAATGGTTTGTCTTTCTTCAATGCTTTAACTGGGCGAACTGATGACGCAAAGCTTTTGTTTAACCCTGAAAGCTTAGGGAACAAAGCAGATCAAAATCACCATCCAATTATCCTTGAAGGGAAGAATCCAAATGCGAATCCAGATCCTTCAAATATGCATAATGCTGGCGGTGCAAATCCCAATGAGTTCTTAAGCTTGGATAGCCATCCGGATAGtgcaaggaaaatggaaaacaAGTTCAAAAGGAGCTTTACTTTGCCCGCAAGAATGGCTACTTCATCGTCTTCAACTTCAGTCGATCACCATCAGCAACAACCTGTTGAGTTGAGGAATTCCGAAGCAGGGATGTATTCGGATGTCATGGAAACGTTCTTGGACTGA